One Myripristis murdjan chromosome 18, fMyrMur1.1, whole genome shotgun sequence DNA window includes the following coding sequences:
- the tkfc gene encoding triokinase/FMN cyclase isoform X2, giving the protein MVRASAGLSLLKGHRVLLRSDLHSLQGRVALLSGGGSGHEPAHAGYIGSGMLSAAVAGGVFASPPPASILAAILCLHNAGASGVLLIVKNYTGDRLNFGLAAEQARNHGVAVDMVIVADDCAFNQPSKAGRRGLCGTVFAHKLAGALAEEGCSLDQIVTKMTEVLKGIGTLGVSLSPCSVPGCLPSFELPPGDMELGLGIHGEPGIKRSKLASADEVVKTMIDHMTNPDSQSHLPLKSGDNVVVCVNNLGALSCLEMAVVTRAAINCLEVRGVVVARVMSGSFMTSLEMAGVSLTLMKADQDVLRLFDAKTSAPAWPNLSSVCVSGRDYTTDPPAMGTRPQDDTHSEGPLSPVMRKALENVCSTLLQQQEELNSLDRAAGDGDCGNTHAQAAKAIQEWLQSHVVPGCPGQLLSVLAGLVQEKMGGSSGALYSLFLTAAAGHVTEGQSNATAWARALHAGTQAMRRYGGADPGDRTMLDALCPAVDELMKLTTSPPGGEMAVLQAAVQKAASGAESTRDLIARAGRASYIAAERVTLPDPGAVAVAAIFRAVLQALEGRQ; this is encoded by the exons ATGGTCCGGGCCAGCGCGggtctgtctctgctgaaggGCCACAGGGTGCTGCTCCGCTCcgacctgcacagcctgcagGGTCGAGTGGCCCTGCTGTCGGGAGGGGGGTCGGGCCACGAGCCGGCGCACGCAG GTTATATCGGCAGTGGGATGTTATCAGCAGCAGTAGCAGGTGGAGTTttcgcctctcctcctcctgccagcATCCTGGCTGCAATTCTGTGTCTGCACAACGCAG GAGCTTCCGGGGTCCTTCTCATCGTGAAGAACTACACCGGTGACCGCCTGAACTTTGGATTGGCTGCCGAACAGGCCCGTAACCACGGCGTCGCTGTCGACATGGTGATAGTTGCCGATGACTGCGCCTTCAACCAGCCCAGTAAGGCCGGGAGGAGGGGCTTGTGTGGCACCGTCTTCGCACACAAG CTGGCAGGCGCTCTAGCAGAAGAAGGATGCTCATTGGACCAGATTGTCACCAAAATGACGGAGGTGCTGAAGGGCATTG GCACTCTTGGTGTGAGTCTGTCTCCGTGCAGCGTTCCAGGTTGTCTGCCCTCGTTTGAGCTGCCACCAGGAGACATGGAGCTGGGACTGG GCATCCACGGAGAACCTGGCatcaaaaggtcaaag CTGGCATCTGCGGATGAAGTGGTGAAAACCATGATAGATCACATGACCAATCCCGACAGCCAATCGCATCTGCCTCTGAAATCAG GAGACAacgtggttgtgtgtgtgaacaaccTGGGAGCTCTGTCTTGTCTGGAGATGGCTGTGGTCACCAGAGCTGCCATCAACTGTCTgg AGGTTCGTGGAGTGGTGGTTGCCAGGGTGATGTCGGGGTCGTTCATGACGTCACTGGAGATGGCGGGAGTGTCGCTGACTCTGATGAAGGCCGACCAGGACGTGTTGAGGCTGTTCG ATGCTAAGACCAGCGCCCCCGCCTGGCCTAacctcagcagtgtgtgtgtgagtggacgCGACTACACCACCGACCCTCCAGCCATGGGCACCCGGCCGCAGGacgacacacactctgaag GTCCTCTGAGCCCCGTGATGCGGAAAGCCTTGGAGAACGTCTGCTCCACCCTGTTACAACAGCAGGAGGAACTGAACTCTCTGGACCGTGCTGCCGGGGACGGAGACTGCGGGAACACCCATGCCCAGGCTGCTAAAG CCATTCAGGAGTGGCTCCAGAGTCATGTGGTCCCTGGTTGCCCGGGGCAACTGTTGTCAGTCCTGGCTGGACTGGTGCAGGAGAAAATGGGCGGGTCCTCAGGAGCG TTGTACAGCCTCTTCCTGACGGCAGCGGCTGGTCATGTGACTGAGGGGCAGAGCAACGCCACAGCCTGGGCCAGAGCATTGCATGCTGGGACACAGGCCATGAGGAG ATATGGTGGAGCCGACCCCGGAGACAGAACGATG ctggaTGCTCTGTGCCCTGCGGTGGATGAGCTGATGAAGCTCACCACATCGCCCCCTGGTGGAGAGATGGCTGTACTGCAGGCTGCCGTGCAG AAAGCGGCCTCGGGGGCGGAGTCGACCCGTGACCTCATAGCGAGGGCGGGGCGGGCCAGCTACATCGCAGCGGAGCGGGTGACCCTGCCTGACCCGGGCGCTGTGGCAGTGGCCGCCATCTTTAGAGCCGTGCTGCAGGCACTGGAGGGGCGGCAGTAA
- the tkfc gene encoding triokinase/FMN cyclase isoform X1 has translation METQRKLLNSAERCVDEALSGMVRASAGLSLLKGHRVLLRSDLHSLQGRVALLSGGGSGHEPAHAGYIGSGMLSAAVAGGVFASPPPASILAAILCLHNAGASGVLLIVKNYTGDRLNFGLAAEQARNHGVAVDMVIVADDCAFNQPSKAGRRGLCGTVFAHKLAGALAEEGCSLDQIVTKMTEVLKGIGTLGVSLSPCSVPGCLPSFELPPGDMELGLGIHGEPGIKRSKLASADEVVKTMIDHMTNPDSQSHLPLKSGDNVVVCVNNLGALSCLEMAVVTRAAINCLEVRGVVVARVMSGSFMTSLEMAGVSLTLMKADQDVLRLFDAKTSAPAWPNLSSVCVSGRDYTTDPPAMGTRPQDDTHSEGPLSPVMRKALENVCSTLLQQQEELNSLDRAAGDGDCGNTHAQAAKAIQEWLQSHVVPGCPGQLLSVLAGLVQEKMGGSSGALYSLFLTAAAGHVTEGQSNATAWARALHAGTQAMRRYGGADPGDRTMLDALCPAVDELMKLTTSPPGGEMAVLQAAVQKAASGAESTRDLIARAGRASYIAAERVTLPDPGAVAVAAIFRAVLQALEGRQ, from the exons ATGGAG ACCCAGAGGAAGCTGCTGAACTCGGCGGAGCGCTGCGTGGACGAGGCGTTGAGCGGTATGGTCCGGGCCAGCGCGggtctgtctctgctgaaggGCCACAGGGTGCTGCTCCGCTCcgacctgcacagcctgcagGGTCGAGTGGCCCTGCTGTCGGGAGGGGGGTCGGGCCACGAGCCGGCGCACGCAG GTTATATCGGCAGTGGGATGTTATCAGCAGCAGTAGCAGGTGGAGTTttcgcctctcctcctcctgccagcATCCTGGCTGCAATTCTGTGTCTGCACAACGCAG GAGCTTCCGGGGTCCTTCTCATCGTGAAGAACTACACCGGTGACCGCCTGAACTTTGGATTGGCTGCCGAACAGGCCCGTAACCACGGCGTCGCTGTCGACATGGTGATAGTTGCCGATGACTGCGCCTTCAACCAGCCCAGTAAGGCCGGGAGGAGGGGCTTGTGTGGCACCGTCTTCGCACACAAG CTGGCAGGCGCTCTAGCAGAAGAAGGATGCTCATTGGACCAGATTGTCACCAAAATGACGGAGGTGCTGAAGGGCATTG GCACTCTTGGTGTGAGTCTGTCTCCGTGCAGCGTTCCAGGTTGTCTGCCCTCGTTTGAGCTGCCACCAGGAGACATGGAGCTGGGACTGG GCATCCACGGAGAACCTGGCatcaaaaggtcaaag CTGGCATCTGCGGATGAAGTGGTGAAAACCATGATAGATCACATGACCAATCCCGACAGCCAATCGCATCTGCCTCTGAAATCAG GAGACAacgtggttgtgtgtgtgaacaaccTGGGAGCTCTGTCTTGTCTGGAGATGGCTGTGGTCACCAGAGCTGCCATCAACTGTCTgg AGGTTCGTGGAGTGGTGGTTGCCAGGGTGATGTCGGGGTCGTTCATGACGTCACTGGAGATGGCGGGAGTGTCGCTGACTCTGATGAAGGCCGACCAGGACGTGTTGAGGCTGTTCG ATGCTAAGACCAGCGCCCCCGCCTGGCCTAacctcagcagtgtgtgtgtgagtggacgCGACTACACCACCGACCCTCCAGCCATGGGCACCCGGCCGCAGGacgacacacactctgaag GTCCTCTGAGCCCCGTGATGCGGAAAGCCTTGGAGAACGTCTGCTCCACCCTGTTACAACAGCAGGAGGAACTGAACTCTCTGGACCGTGCTGCCGGGGACGGAGACTGCGGGAACACCCATGCCCAGGCTGCTAAAG CCATTCAGGAGTGGCTCCAGAGTCATGTGGTCCCTGGTTGCCCGGGGCAACTGTTGTCAGTCCTGGCTGGACTGGTGCAGGAGAAAATGGGCGGGTCCTCAGGAGCG TTGTACAGCCTCTTCCTGACGGCAGCGGCTGGTCATGTGACTGAGGGGCAGAGCAACGCCACAGCCTGGGCCAGAGCATTGCATGCTGGGACACAGGCCATGAGGAG ATATGGTGGAGCCGACCCCGGAGACAGAACGATG ctggaTGCTCTGTGCCCTGCGGTGGATGAGCTGATGAAGCTCACCACATCGCCCCCTGGTGGAGAGATGGCTGTACTGCAGGCTGCCGTGCAG AAAGCGGCCTCGGGGGCGGAGTCGACCCGTGACCTCATAGCGAGGGCGGGGCGGGCCAGCTACATCGCAGCGGAGCGGGTGACCCTGCCTGACCCGGGCGCTGTGGCAGTGGCCGCCATCTTTAGAGCCGTGCTGCAGGCACTGGAGGGGCGGCAGTAA